Proteins encoded by one window of Rhodamnia argentea isolate NSW1041297 chromosome 6, ASM2092103v1, whole genome shotgun sequence:
- the LOC115726581 gene encoding transcription factor PRE3-like, with product MSSRRSRSRQSEAVSGISDDQIADLVSKLQRLIPEIRNRRSDKASASKVLQETCNYIRSLHREVDDLSERLSQLLADSDSEQAAIIRSLLM from the exons ATGTCTAGCAGAAGATCCCGCTCGAGGCAGTCGGAAGCAGTTTCCGGAATCAGCGACGACCAGATCGCTGACCTCGTCTCCAAGTTACAACGTCTCATTCCTGAAATCCGCAACAGGCGCTCCGACAAg GCATCGGCTTCCAAGGTGTTGCAGGAGACTTGCAACTACATAAGAAGCCTGCACAGGGAAGTAGACGATCTCAGCGAGCGGCTGTCCCAGCTCCTGGCGGACTCCGACAGCGAGCAGGCGGCGATCATCAGGAGCTTGCTCATGTAA